The following proteins come from a genomic window of Terriglobales bacterium:
- a CDS encoding ParA family protein encodes MGRVIAVANQKGGVGKTTTAINLAASLAAAEIHVLLLDCDPQSNSSSGLGFDRDPERLNTYHLLMGAAAAEEAVQPTALETLWAIPSHRNLIGANLELVEAERREFRLRDAVAPLRERFQYIVVDCPPALDLLTLNALVAADSVLIPMQAEYFALEGVSELLETMERVRQNFNPDLVVEGVVLTMYDERTSLARQVASELREYFGEKLCQTTIPRNVRLAEAPSYGKPALLYDVRSRGAEAYIRLAKEILEQGNGQAAEAVAVAEQGRGDIS; translated from the coding sequence ATGGGACGCGTCATCGCGGTTGCCAACCAAAAGGGCGGCGTGGGCAAGACCACGACCGCCATCAACCTGGCTGCGTCTCTGGCCGCGGCGGAGATCCACGTCCTGCTCCTCGACTGCGACCCGCAGTCCAACAGCTCCAGCGGCCTGGGGTTCGATCGCGACCCGGAGCGGCTCAACACCTACCATCTGCTGATGGGCGCGGCCGCGGCCGAGGAGGCGGTGCAGCCCACCGCGCTCGAAACCCTGTGGGCGATCCCGTCGCACCGCAACCTGATCGGGGCCAACCTGGAGCTGGTCGAGGCGGAGCGGCGGGAGTTCCGGCTGCGCGACGCCGTGGCCCCGCTGCGCGAGCGCTTTCAGTACATCGTGGTGGACTGTCCGCCGGCGCTGGACCTGCTAACCCTGAACGCGCTGGTGGCCGCCGACTCGGTGCTGATCCCGATGCAGGCGGAGTACTTCGCGCTCGAAGGCGTGAGCGAGCTGCTGGAGACCATGGAGCGGGTGCGGCAGAACTTCAATCCCGACCTGGTGGTCGAGGGCGTGGTGCTGACCATGTACGACGAGCGGACCAGCCTGGCCCGGCAGGTGGCGAGCGAGCTGCGGGAGTACTTCGGGGAGAAGCTGTGCCAGACGACGATCCCGCGCAACGTGCGACTGGCGGAGGCGCCGAGCTACGGCAAGCCGGCGCTGCTGTACGACGTGCGCTCGCGGGGGGCGGAGGCGTACATCCGGCTGGCGAAGGAGATCCTGGAGCAGGGGAACGGGCAGGCGGCGGAGGCAGTGGCGGTGGCGGAGCAGGGAAGGGGAGATATATCGTGA
- a CDS encoding ParB/RepB/Spo0J family partition protein yields MTVQTTDKRKALGRGLDSLLPKKAATPAAPAAPAPGASPAPAAAAAPGEAVEQIPLELIEHNPYQTRSYMPEHSLVELTDSIKAAGVIEPIIVRKAPGGRYHIIAGERRYAASKRAGKKTVPAVVVQVSNEQAMEMTIIENLQREDLNALDQATAYDRLSREFNLTQEEMAQKTGKPRSEVANYLRLLKLPGAVKMGVQQGAISFSHAKVLMSLDDPNLIIKVATKMVKDALSVRQLEDLCFEVKHPIEKAKAAAKYVDPNVREAEKELERALGVRVRIKDKRGKGKIVIEYASLEDFDRVVEKLSKK; encoded by the coding sequence ATGACGGTGCAGACCACGGACAAGAGGAAGGCGCTGGGGAGAGGGCTGGATTCGCTGCTGCCGAAGAAGGCGGCGACGCCGGCCGCGCCCGCGGCGCCGGCTCCGGGCGCATCTCCGGCCCCGGCGGCGGCGGCAGCGCCGGGCGAGGCGGTGGAGCAGATCCCGCTGGAGTTGATCGAGCACAATCCTTACCAGACGCGCTCTTACATGCCGGAGCACTCGCTGGTCGAGCTGACGGATTCGATCAAGGCGGCGGGGGTGATCGAGCCGATCATCGTGCGCAAGGCGCCGGGCGGGCGCTATCACATCATCGCCGGGGAGCGGCGGTACGCGGCGTCGAAGCGGGCAGGGAAGAAGACGGTGCCGGCGGTGGTGGTGCAGGTCTCGAACGAGCAGGCGATGGAGATGACCATCATCGAGAACCTGCAGCGCGAGGACCTGAACGCGCTGGACCAGGCGACGGCCTACGACCGGCTGTCGCGCGAGTTCAACCTGACCCAGGAGGAGATGGCGCAAAAGACGGGGAAGCCGCGCTCGGAGGTGGCCAACTACCTGCGTCTGCTGAAGCTGCCGGGGGCGGTCAAGATGGGAGTGCAGCAGGGGGCGATCTCGTTCAGCCACGCCAAGGTGCTGATGTCGCTGGACGACCCCAACCTGATCATCAAGGTGGCGACGAAGATGGTCAAGGACGCGCTGTCGGTGCGGCAACTGGAGGACCTGTGCTTCGAGGTCAAGCACCCGATCGAGAAGGCGAAGGCGGCGGCGAAATACGTCGATCCCAACGTGCGCGAGGCGGAGAAAGAGCTGGAGCGGGCGCTGGGGGTGCGGGTGCGGATCAAGGACAAGCGGGGGAAGGGAAAGATCGTGATCGAGTACGCGTCGCTGGAGGACTTCGACCGGGTAGTGGAGAAACTGTCGAAGAAGTAG